The Tamandua tetradactyla isolate mTamTet1 chromosome 8, mTamTet1.pri, whole genome shotgun sequence genome includes a window with the following:
- the NECTIN1 gene encoding nectin-1 isoform X1, whose translation MARMGFAGAAGCWWGLAFGLTAFFLPGAHAQVVQVNDSMYGFIGTDVVLHCSFANPLPGVKITQVTWQKATNGSKQNVAIYNPAMGVSVLAPYRERVEFLRPSFTDGTIRLSRLELEDEGVYICEFATFPTGNRESQLNLTVMAKPTNWIEGTQAVLRAKKGQQDKVLVATCTSANGKPPSVVSWETRLKGEAEYQEIRNPNGTVTVISRYRLVPSREAHQQSLACIVNYHMDRFRESLTLNVQYEPEVTIKGFDGNWYLQRMDVKLTCKADANPPATEYHWTTLNGSLPKGVEAQNRTLFFRGPINYSLAGTYICEATNPIGTRSGQVEVNITEFPYTPSPPEHGRRAGPVPTAIIGGVAGSVLLVLIVVGGIVVALRRRRHTFKGDYSTKKHVYGNGYSKAGVPQHHPPMAQNLQYPDDSDDEKKAGPLGGSSYEEEEEEEGGGGGERKGGGPHPKYDEEAKRPYFTVDEVEARQDGYGGRTLGYQYDPEQLDLAENMVSQNDGSFISKKEWYV comes from the exons GTGCGCATGCGCAGGTGGTCCAGGTGAACGACTCCATGTACGGCTTCATCGGCACAGACGTGGTGCTGCACTGCAGCTTCGCCAACCCGCTGCCCGGCGTGAAAATCACCCAGGTCACGTGGCAGAAGGCCACCAATGGCTCCAAGCAGAACGTGGCCATCTACAACCCGGCCATGGGCGTCTCGGTGCTGGCTCCCTACCGGGAGCGCGTGGAGTTCCTGCGGCCCTCCTTCACCGACGGCACCATCCGCCTGTCCCGCCTGGAGCTGGAGGATGAGGGCGTCTACATCTGCGAGTTTGCCACCTTCCCGACGGGCAACCGGGAGAGCCAGCTCAACCTCACTGTGATGG CCAAACCCACTAACTGGATAGAGGGCACCCAGGCAGTGCTTCGGGCCAAGAAGGGGCAGCAAGACAAGGTCCTGGTGGCCACCTGCACCTCGGCCAATGGAAAGCCTCCCAGCGTGGTATCCTGGGAAACACGGCTGAAGGGCGAGGCAGAGTACCAGGAGATCCGGAACCCCAACGGCACGGTGACCGTCATCAGCCGGTACCGCCTGGTGCCCAGCCGGGAAGCCCACCAGCAGTCCCTGGCCTGCATTGTCAACTACCACATGGACCGCTTCCGGGAAAGCCTCACCCTCAACGTGCAGT ATGAGCCCGAGGTGACCATTAAGGGGTTTGACGGTAACTGGTACCTGCAGCGGATGGATGTAAAGCTCACGTGCAAAGCCGACGCTAACCCCCCTGCCACTGAGTACCACTGGACCAC GCTGAATGGCTCTCTCCCCAAGGGCGTGGAGGCCCAGAACAGAACACTGTTCTTCAGGGGACCCATCAACTATAGCCTGGCTGGGACCTACATCTGCGAGGCCACCAACCCCATCGGTACCCGTTCCGGCCAGGTGGAGGTCAATATCACAG AATTCCCCTACACCCCGTCTCCTCCCGAACACGGGCGCCGCGCGGGGCCGGTGCCCACAGCCATCATCGGGGGCGTGGCGGGCAGCGTCCTGCTGGTGCTGATCGTGGTCGGCGGCATCGTGGTGGCCCTGCGCCGGCGCCGCCACACCTTCAAGGGCGACTACAGCACCAAGAAGCACGTGTACGGCAACGGCTACAGCAAGGCGGGCGTCCCGCAGCACCACCCGCCCATGGCGCAGAACCTGCAGTACCCTGACGACTCCGACGACGAGAAGAAGGCGGGCCCGCTGGGCGGGAGCAGCtacgaggaggaggaggaggaggagggcggtgGGGGCGGCGAGCGCAAAGGGGGCGGCCCCCACCCCAAGTACGACGAGGAGGCCAAGCGGCCCTACTTCACCGTGGACGAGGTGGAGGCCCGTCAGGACGGCTACGGGGGCCGGACTCTGGGCTACCAGTACGACCCCGAGCAGCTGGACTTGGCTGAGAACATGGTGTCTCAGAACGACGGGTCTTTCATTTCCAAGAAAGAGTGGTACGTGTAG